GCTGCCTTTACAAAAATTTCTTTTACCGGGAATTTAGCATATTTATTTTCCGTTTCTATCAATGCAATCTTAGCAGGTAAATCTTCAAGTATGAGTGAAAATACTCCATTGTCTTTTCCAACAAAAAAATGGTTTTCCGATTGTACTGCCAAATATGGTTCGTTTGGGGAGTGTTCATCATTTAATCCAATAATATGCACTGAACCGTTTGGAAATGATCTAAAAGAGTTTTTTATTAAAAAGGCTGCACTTCCTGTATCAAATTTAATTAGTTGGTGAGAAATATCAACAATTACAGCATCAGGAATCAATGTGTAAACAGCACCTTTTATTGCTGCAACATAATGATCTTTTAATCCTAAATCTGTTGTTAATGTAATGACGGACATATTGCCGGAAACTATTTTTAAAAAAATGATTGAATATTTTAGAAACCAAAAGTAGTGAATTAAACCTTTTCAGGATTTTTTTTTAAAATAATCCCAAAACAAAATTTTCCTGAGGGGCGTATAAGAAAAAATGTAACGAAAATAGGAACATTCAAAAGCCATAATACTTTTGTTTGATTATGATTTACTTAAAATTTGTAGGATGTTTGATAATTATATAGAATTCTGTAACTTCATAAAAAACTAATCACGTGAGCGAAAAAATCATCCAACTCGAAGCTGTAAATCCAATTGATTTATATG
This is a stretch of genomic DNA from Bacteroidota bacterium. It encodes these proteins:
- a CDS encoding SAM-dependent chlorinase/fluorinase — its product is MSVITLTTDLGLKDHYVAAIKGAVYTLIPDAVIVDISHQLIKFDTGSAAFLIKNSFRSFPNGSVHIIGLNDEHSPNEPYLAVQSENHFFVGKDNGVFSLILEDLPAKIALIETENKYAKFPVKEIFVKAACHLAKGGKLEDLGGEIGSFAQKMELVAFIEKDTIRGAIIYIDSYGNLITNITRDHFMKMGETRPFLIDFGINHTINTISRTYSEISEGEIVAVFNSSGNLEIAINKGPADTLLGLKLRSTIRIEFQ